DNA from Vitis vinifera cultivar Pinot Noir 40024 chromosome 19, ASM3070453v1:
aataaaagttattttaaaaacatatttgaaaaaaatagaaaataagttaagaAGATTTTAAGTTCCCaaaaagaattttgttttacaaaatatcataaaataattttttaaaactattattaaaaactcCTTGACAACCACTTTtgaaaacactttctaaaacaAAGCCTAATTCTCAGGTTTGGTAAAGAACCATGTGTGCTGATGCTGAATTTAGTCGCCCGGAGCAGCCTCGTTATGGTTGGGACGGCCAAAAAGTTGCCTAAGGTTAATATAGCAATAGTTGGGTCCAGCCGAAAGCCCTACCGGCCGGCCTGCACTGCAGAGGACATGGTGGATGGAAAAATCGAGAAGAATATTGTCAAAGGTTGACGGAAAAAACAAAGAGCAGTGAAAAAGGAGCAGACAACTACACCACACAAAATTGcattctcttcattttcttccttcctAAACTTGTTTTCGCATTCCAAAGTTTGTCTTGCTTATCTTTTACCAGATTCTGCCATGGAATTTGTGACTGCAGTACTGGGTACTTTAATTGCGGATGCTTGTCCACGTCTCTGTGGCTatgtttattctaaaattcgGAATTCATTCAGATTTCAGTTGAATTTCAATGATCTCGAAAGCCATATGAATCTTCTAACAGAATTAAGGTCGCAGGTGGAAACGGAACTTGATGAATCGGTTTGGACCACCCAAGTACGAGGGTGGCTTCTAGAGGTTCAAGGGATTGAGGGGGAGGTGAACTCCATGAATGGAAGCATAGCAGCCAGAAACCAAAACTGTTGTGGAGGCATCTTAAATCGTTGTATGCGTGGTGGGGAACTGGCAGAAAGGCTCAAGAAGGTTCAGAGAATTCACAGCGTGGGTATGAGCATGGTGGCTGCAAATCGTCGTGAAAGACCAGCGGAGCATATCCCAGATCTAATGACTGAAGATCAGACCACAGAAGTGGAGCATATTCCAGGACCATCAGTTGAAGATCAAGCAACAGCAGTGGGGCATATCCTGCGTCCATCCATAGAATATCAAACAACAGCAGTGGAGCACATTCCTGCGCCATCAATTGAAGATCAAACAACAGCATCGCTCATTTTAGCGAAACTTATGAATCTGCTGAATGATGATGAAGTAGGGAGGATTGGAGTTTGGGGTATGGGGGGAGTGGGAAAAACAACCCTGGTAAAGAACTTGAACAACAAGCTTAGGAATGATTCTTCAACACGACCTTTTGGCATTGTTATATGGATTACGGTGTCCAAGCAGTTGGACTTAGCGAGGATCCAAACACAAATAGCTCAGAGAGTGAATATGGGAGTGAATATGAATGAAAGCACTGAGAGTGTGGCTAGTAAATTGCATCAGAGGCTGGAGCAGCAAAACAAGTTTCTGCTTATTCTTGACGATGTTTGGGAGGAAATTGCTTTGGATGCTTTAGGTGTCCCAAGGCCTGAAGTTCATGGGGGATGTAAGATCATATTGACGACTAGATTTTTTGATGTTTGTCGGGATATGAAGACAGATGCAGTATTGAAAATGGATGTCCTAAATGATGTAGAGGCATGGGAATTGTTTTGTCAAAATGCAGGCACGGTAGCCACCTTAGAACATATTAAACCTTTAGCCAAGGAAGTTGCCAGAGAATGTGGTGGTTTGCCTTTGGCAATAATCGTCATGGGGACATCTatgagggaaaagaaaatggttgaacTCTGGAAGGATGCCTTAAGCGAGCTGCAAAACTCGGTGCCCTATAATATCAAAGGAATCGAGGATAAGGTTTATAAGCCCTTGAAGTGGAGTTACGACTCATTAGGTAATAATATCAAATCTTGCTTCCTGTATTGCTCTCTATATCCTGAGGATTTCTCTATTGAAATAAGAGAACTTGTACAATGCTGGCTGGCCGAAGGTCTCATAGATAAACAAAAGAACTACGATGATATACACAATAGGGGAGCTGCTGTAGTTGAATATTTGAAAGACTGTTGTTTGTTGGAAGATGGTCACCTTAAGGATACAGTGAAAATGCATGATGTAATTCGGGATGTGGCAATATGGATTGCAACATCCGTGGAGGTTAAATATAAATCCCTTGTTCGATCAGGAATTAGTTTGAGCCAGATTTCAGAGGGTGAATTGTCAAGGTCTGTCAGGAGAGTATCTTTCATGTTTAATAGAATAAAAGAGCTACCTGATGGTGTTCCACTGTGTTCAAAGGCATCAACATTGCTTCTACAAGACAATCTCTTTCTTCAGAGAGTTCCCCAAGGATTCCTGATAGCATTTCAAGCGCTCAAGGTCTTGAATATGGGTGGAACCCAGATCTGCAGATTGCCTGACTCCATTTGCTTACTTCATCAACTTGAGGCTCTTCTTTTACGGGACTGTTCTCATCTTCAAGAAATACCTCCACTAGATGGGCTTCAAAAACTACTAGTGCTTGATTGTTGTGCCACTCGCGTCAAGGAATTGCCAAAAGGGATGGAGCGATTGAGTAACTTAAAGGAATTAAACCTATCATGCACGCAGTACCTGGAAACTGTACAAGCTGGAGTAATGTCAGAGTTGTCCGGTTTAGAAGTTCTAGACATGACAGATAGTAGTTACAAATGGAGCTTGAAAAGAAGGGCTGAAAAGGGAAAAGCAGTGTTTGAGGAGCTAGGATGCCTAGAGAAGTTAATTTCTGTATCAATTGGTCTGAACGACATCCCATTTCCGGTCAAGAAGCATACCTGGATACAAAAATTGAAACGCTCCCAATTTCTTATGGGCCCAACTGATTGCGAAATTGATAAAACAACCAAATTCAACGAAAGGCAGGTGATCTTCATTAGTCTTAATTATCTCTCAAAAGAATGGGATATTCTGTGGTGGTTAACCAATGCAACTTCTCTAGCTTTGATTTCTTGCAGTGGACTAGATAAAATGGTGGAAACCTTAGCAATGAAAAGCGTTCATTGCTTTGGTTGCTTGAAATCACTTACTATCAGCCACGCTCAAATCACCTTTGGGCCGGAAGAAGCATGGGGTGCCCGAAATGACCTACTGCCAAATATGGAGGAGCTTAAACTTAAGTATGTCCTTGGACTAAAGAGCATCTCAGAGTTGGTTGCTCGTCTTGGACTCAAACTCTCAAAACTTAGAGTACTTAAGGTGTTTGATTGCTACAGTTTGGATTATCTTTTCTCCTGCATTGATTTTTCTCAAACTCCAAACCTTGAAAACCTGGAAGAGATCGGATTAAGTTGCTTATACCTGGATGATCTATTTGTATACGGTTCAAGACAGACCTCAGTTCCAAGTCCAGTTGCTCCAAACTTGCGGAGAATATACCTGGATGGTGTCGAAAATCTGAAGACTTTGGGCAGGCCAAAAGAGCTATGGCAGAATCTGGAGACTTTTCTAGCCTCGGAATGTAAAAGTTTGAAGAAGCTACCTCTCAATAGCCAAAGTGCAAATAccctaaaagaaataaaaggagAATTGTGGTGGTGGAATCAATTGGAGTGGGATGATGATGATACCCGGTCCAGCCTCCAGCCTTTTTTCAATGAGCGGGGTGCACCCTAAACAGATGCTGAGCTGCCTATTGGGCTGTTGGGTGCAGATAGAAGCGAAGGGAGCAACATAAACAAGGTAAAAAGGGACGGTTTAAACAGGgatacctttttttcttttttattgagTCGCTGCATGGATTGATCTTTCTGAAACAAAGACTGTTTACAAgtatcttaaatatatatagcTGCTGCTCCTGCAGATAAAACAATAAGGAAAATACCTTCTTTTGAGCTTTACGCTTAGATGGAACCTCCTCCGAGGCTTTGGAATTTTctcttataatattttcttaccATTGTTTTTACCTGCTACAAATTGGATTTTCATTCTAATTATACTAATATTGCTTATATGGTTTAACATAGGACTTCAAAAGAACTTGGCAATGGCAACCTTGCTGTGATAGGTAAGGCTTTCTTTGCTTACATGTCTCCTCTTTTTGATCTAATTTATGTCCCTGACTTATCTGGGTCCGTATTTCTAATGTAATTTCGATTCCTTTCTTATTAGGAGGCTGGACACTGCGTGTTATTGGTAAGCCAGACCTCAAAATTCCAACTCAGTTTGAGCCTTCTGAATTCAAGAGCTTTTTGttcactttcttttattttgacaTTCTTTTTTGTTAATTAGGTGTTTTACCTTGCATTGCAGCTACATTTACTTGGGAGCCAACATCATGGCTGCCAAAATTGGAAGCAATGGTAGTCAACAGAGTAGAAAACAATTCAGCGTGAATTCTAAGTCACGGGGAGCACAAATAAGCCCGGAAGAAAATGTTTGCAGAGGGATAGTTCTTCATGGGCTTGAAATTAGCATTTGGCAATGTTGACCGCTGAAAGAAGCTTCCAGTTTTTGAAACCATTTATCTTTCTCAGTTtgcttatttatatatattagtatttgtAAATATCTTTATCCTGGGATATCAAAATGCTTCAATCACCTTACTACGTGCTTATATCCATCTTCCCATGAGTTAGAGGTTCTAATTCCGTCAATGGGTTTTGTTCTTTTCTATAGATGAAAGAATAGTTCCAGAAAGCAGAAAATGACATACATATTAGAATGGAGGGCACATTGATAAGTTGCAGATACAAACACCCAGGTAGGTAATTTAATGCTATGGTTGGTTCTCAAAGTTTACAATTGAGCTGTCTCTTCCAGTGAAATACAATCATAAAAGGAAAATGTGCTGGCTTCTGATGGATGAGCTAATTATTATATGTTAGGTGTATTTAGCCCAGACCTTAGAGGAGttcaatgaaattaaccctaaaAAGCAACCAATAAAAAGTTTGTTTATTAAAACAAAAGCACTACAAATGCAAAATGGGAGAACAAATTGGTAGAGAGGCCTGTCATCATCTATATATCATTGATATATTTGCTAGGTAAATGTCTTATATTCCCATTTTCTTCTTAAACTCCACCACCGATTCATAGATTTTGTGTGGGTGAGGAAGAGAGCTGGACACAAACTCCTCCTCCATACACCTTTTACCCCATGTCACTATCTTTGGACACTCTGCTTCAATGCTGAAGTTCCCAAAAGTCTCTAACGTGTAGGTCCAGCAGTGCAGTGGGAG
Protein-coding regions in this window:
- the LOC100258761 gene encoding disease resistance protein At4g27190, with the protein product MVGTAKKLPKVNIAIVGSSRKPYRPACTAEDMVDGKIEKNIVKDSAMEFVTAVLGTLIADACPRLCGYVYSKIRNSFRFQLNFNDLESHMNLLTELRSQVETELDESVWTTQVRGWLLEVQGIEGEVNSMNGSIAARNQNCCGGILNRCMRGGELAERLKKVQRIHSVGMSMVAANRRERPAEHIPDLMTEDQTTEVEHIPGPSVEDQATAVGHILRPSIEYQTTAVEHIPAPSIEDQTTASLILAKLMNLLNDDEVGRIGVWGMGGVGKTTLVKNLNNKLRNDSSTRPFGIVIWITVSKQLDLARIQTQIAQRVNMGVNMNESTESVASKLHQRLEQQNKFLLILDDVWEEIALDALGVPRPEVHGGCKIILTTRFFDVCRDMKTDAVLKMDVLNDVEAWELFCQNAGTVATLEHIKPLAKEVARECGGLPLAIIVMGTSMREKKMVELWKDALSELQNSVPYNIKGIEDKVYKPLKWSYDSLGNNIKSCFLYCSLYPEDFSIEIRELVQCWLAEGLIDKQKNYDDIHNRGAAVVEYLKDCCLLEDGHLKDTVKMHDVIRDVAIWIATSVEVKYKSLVRSGISLSQISEGELSRSVRRVSFMFNRIKELPDGVPLCSKASTLLLQDNLFLQRVPQGFLIAFQALKVLNMGGTQICRLPDSICLLHQLEALLLRDCSHLQEIPPLDGLQKLLVLDCCATRVKELPKGMERLSNLKELNLSCTQYLETVQAGVMSELSGLEVLDMTDSSYKWSLKRRAEKGKAVFEELGCLEKLISVSIGLNDIPFPVKKHTWIQKLKRSQFLMGPTDCEIDKTTKFNERQVIFISLNYLSKEWDILWWLTNATSLALISCSGLDKMVETLAMKSVHCFGCLKSLTISHAQITFGPEEAWGARNDLLPNMEELKLKYVLGLKSISELVARLGLKLSKLRVLKVFDCYSLDYLFSCIDFSQTPNLENLEEIGLSCLYLDDLFVYGSRQTSVPSPVAPNLRRIYLDGVENLKTLGRPKELWQNLETFLASECKSLKKLPLNSQSANTLKEIKGELWWWNQLEWDDDDTRSSLQPFFNERGAP